A single region of the Saprospiraceae bacterium genome encodes:
- a CDS encoding OmpA family protein, with protein sequence MKRRLFTLSFLAICYTFSSLQGQVEGTIKLKNPSFEDYPRVSSAPSGWLDCGFPGETEPDVQPSPNNEFKVSKMANHGYTYLGMVVRDNDTWESVGQKLSEPLKKGTCYRFTIDLARSNSYISQTKTTGQDANYNTPAKLRIYGGFGYCDKKILLGESSLVINYNWKEYIFKFEPVDDYSYIILEAFYQTPTLFPYNGNILLDNASDIVPIPCDEENLGIVETPEEDPITLNQNDPKPKEEVKPPVQQKIPDTPRPIVPAPKETVQPVVPEPKPKKKDPIVFQGKELGELKEGTTIRVDKLFFDANESTITKESFPTLNEIYSFLNDNKEVVVEIGGHTNNLPPPDVCDKLSQERADEVAKYLASKGISRNRLQTRGYGRREPIADNTTRQGRQQNQRVEIKILSIN encoded by the coding sequence ATGAAGAGGAGACTATTCACCCTTTCGTTCTTAGCTATTTGTTATACTTTTTCCAGTTTACAGGGGCAGGTAGAAGGAACCATTAAGTTGAAAAATCCATCCTTTGAAGATTATCCAAGGGTTAGTAGTGCCCCTTCCGGTTGGTTGGATTGTGGTTTTCCTGGCGAAACGGAACCGGATGTTCAGCCAAGCCCCAACAATGAATTCAAGGTAAGCAAAATGGCAAATCACGGCTATACCTATTTGGGTATGGTGGTTAGAGACAATGATACCTGGGAGTCGGTTGGCCAGAAACTTAGCGAACCCTTAAAAAAGGGCACTTGTTATCGGTTTACCATAGACCTTGCCCGCTCCAATTCTTATATTAGCCAAACCAAGACAACTGGCCAGGACGCCAATTACAACACACCTGCTAAACTCCGAATTTACGGTGGTTTTGGTTATTGCGATAAGAAAATACTCCTGGGTGAAAGTAGCCTTGTAATTAATTACAATTGGAAAGAATATATCTTTAAGTTTGAGCCAGTAGATGATTATTCTTACATCATCTTGGAGGCTTTTTATCAAACACCTACCTTGTTTCCCTACAATGGAAATATTCTTTTAGATAATGCATCGGATATTGTACCAATCCCTTGCGATGAGGAGAACCTGGGGATAGTTGAGACTCCCGAGGAGGATCCAATTACGCTGAACCAAAATGATCCAAAACCTAAAGAAGAGGTGAAACCTCCTGTCCAGCAAAAGATTCCCGATACGCCCCGACCTATTGTGCCTGCACCTAAAGAAACGGTTCAACCTGTTGTGCCAGAACCCAAGCCTAAAAAGAAAGATCCTATTGTTTTCCAGGGTAAGGAGTTGGGGGAGTTAAAAGAGGGGACAACCATACGGGTCGATAAGCTCTTTTTTGATGCGAATGAATCAACCATCACGAAGGAATCTTTCCCCACCCTCAATGAAATTTACAGCTTTTTAAACGATAATAAAGAAGTAGTCGTCGAAATCGGCGGTCATACCAATAATTTACCTCCTCCTGATGTTTGTGATAAACTTTCACAGGAAAGAGCAGATGAAGTAGCTAAGTACCTCGCCTCAAAAGGCATCAGTCGAAACCGACTCCAGACCCGTGGCTATGGTCGACGCGAACCTATTGCTGACAATACAACCCGACAAGGCCGACAGCAAAACCAGCGGGTAGAAATAAAGATACTTAGTATAAACTAG